GGATCTCCTGCGCGAACGAATTGCGAAAGCTGTCCGCGTTCCAGGGCTCGGTCATGTCGTCGATCAGTTGGCGGGCCATCTTGAGTTCGGCCTCCTTGATGCCCGCCGCTTTCGCGCCCAGCGGGGGCAAGTCCAACTGCTCGAACGAGCGGATCTCGCCGCCCCAGCGCAGCAAGTTGAGCACCATCGCGCGGCCGCAGGGAATGAGCACCGCCAGGTGCTGCTTGGACTGGATCACCACCTTGGCCACACCCACCTTGTGGCTTTGCTGCAGCGACTCGCGCAACAGCGCGTACACCTTCTCGCCGCGCTTGAGCGGCGCGGTGTAGTAAGGCCGTTCCAGGTAGACGAAGGGAATCTCGTCGGCGTCGACGAAGGACTCGATCTCGATCGTCTGCGTGGTCTTCGGATAGGCCGAGGCGATCTCTTCGGGCGTGAGCACCACGTAGTGCCCTTCTTCGACTTCCACTCCCTTGACGATGTCCGACATGGCCACTTCCTTGCCGGTCACCTTGTTCACGCGCTTGTAGCCCACCGGTTCCATGGAGCGGCGGTCCAGCCAGTCGAAGTCCACACCCGAAGGGGCCGTGGCCGAGTACAGGCCCACGGGAATGTGCACCAGGCCGAAGCTGATGGCACCCTTCCACATGGTGCGGGTGGAGGTGGGTGCCTGCGCGTCTTCCGCTGCAGAAGGGCTCGCGCGCTTGGACGGGGTTTTGTGGGTGGTGCGGGTGCGGGTGGCCATGGGCGGCTCCTGGGGCGGGCAACACGGCCAAGGTAGCACCGGCCTTGACGCCCCGCTGTAGGACGGTGCCGCGATGGGCGTCGTCCGGCGCGCCACCGCTACCCGGAGGGCCCCTCTTCTTCCTGCGTGTACCGGGACCGTGGCGCGGGCCACCCACCACGGTCGCCTGTGCCTGGTGCCGTGGGCGTGGTGGTGGTCACGACAACCAATTCGTCCACCTCAATCTGCGTGAAAGCTGCCTGCAGGGCGAGAGGATTGCTGGGGCGCCAGTCGCGCGGCAAATCCAGGATCAACTTGGCACGGAAGGGCTCGCCGTTGGCGGCAAGCGATTTCAAGTTCGTGTTGTAGGCCGAGAACACCTTCACGAGGCGAGCCCACCGGCTCTCTCTTCGTGCGCAGCTTTATTCGCGCCGCACCGGGTAAGCCACGTAGCGCACGATCTTCCAGCTGCCGTCGGGCTGGCGGGCGAAGACATCGAGGCCTTGCTCGTCTTCGGCCTGGGCCTTGCCGTTCGGCGCGGTCTCGGTGGAAGTCCAGGTCAACCGCACCACGGCCTGCGCTCCCGACACCATCACGTCCTGGATGCGCAGCGCCAGCTGCAGGGACCCGGCGGGTTCGGCCATGGCCTTGCGCAAGCGCGCGCACACCGCCGCGTGGCCGAGCTCGGGCATGCCCTGGAAATCCGCGCGCAGCTCGGGCGCAAAGAGCTCGCAGATGCGCGCGCCGCGGCGCGCGTTGAAATCCTGCCGCCACTGTTCGAGCGTGGCGCGGATGGCCGTGGCGTCGGCGTCGGCCCGCGTGGGCGCTGCGGCACAACCGGTCAGCGCCACGAGCATGAAAGACCACCACCAGACGCGCATTCGGCACTCCTCGAAGTTCGGAGTGCCGACTATAGACGCGCTCACTCCTCCTGCAGGATGGCCCGGAAGTCCGGCGCGGCGGGCGCAACAGGCGCGCCCTGGCGCTCCATCAGTTCGATCACCACGCGCTCGATCACCCCACCTTCGAACCGCCCCGGGGGCAGGCACTGCTCGCTCACCGGCGCGTTGCCATAGCCACAGGTGAAGCCGGCGGTGATGCCGTAGGTGGTCCAGGTGTTGGGCACGGTCACGTCGTGCACGGCCTGGCCGTCGAGCTGCAGCGAGAAGCGCGCGGCCTTGCCTTCGAGCCGTTCGCACCGCACTTTCACGTCGAAGGCGCCCGACGGAAAGGGTGCGCGCAGCGTGTAGGTTTTCGAGTCCGAGTACACGTACTCGAACACCACTTCGCCCTGGTCGCAATACAGCAGATAGCCACCGAAGCGGTTGCCGCAGGACACGACGATGCCGCTGGCACCCGTGCCCTCGGAGCGCAAGCGCGCATCGATGTGGAAATGGCGGTCGTTGATGGAAGGCACCAGCAGGCGGTCGAAGCGGGCCATGCCGGCTTGCAGTTCGTAGCGCAGCGGCAGGTCGTCGCGGAAGAAGGCGAAGGCGCGTTCGGACTCGCGGTCGTCCAGCGGCAGCACGCTGTAGCGGCGTGCCTCGTTCCACCACACAGCCACCATCTGCTGCACACGCTCGGGGTGTTGCGCGGCGAGGTCGTTCGTCTCGGAGAAATCGCTCTCCAGGTGGTAGAGCTCCCAGCGGTCCTGGTTGAAGTCATCGCCCTTCTGGTGGCGCGCCACGATCTTCCAGCCGTCTTGCCAGAGTGCGCGGTCGCCCACGATTTCGAAGTGCTGCACCGCCTTGCGTGTGGGGGCGTTCGCGTCGCGGAACGTGTACGCCATGCTGATGCCGTGCAGCGGCAGCTGCGGCACGCCTTTGTAGACCTTGGGCGCCTCGGCCTGGATGAGGTCGAGCACGGTGGGCACGATGTCGGACACGTGGTGGTACTGCGGGCGCACCGCGCCATCGGCCTGGATGCCTTGCGGCCAGTGCACGATCAGCGGCGCGCGGATGCCGCCGCCATGCGTGTTTTTCTTGTACCACTTGAGCGGCGCGTTCGACACCTGCGCCCAGCCCATCGGGTAGTGCGGGAACGAGAACTCGCTGCCCACGATGTCCAGCCGCTCCAGGATGTACTGCACGCTCTCGCGCTCGGTCTGCAGGTGCTTGCGGATGTTGATGGCGCCGGTCGGGCCACCCTCGCCGCTGGCGCCGTTGTCGGAGAGCAGCACGATCAGCGTGTGGTCGAGTTGGCCGGTGGAGCGCAGGTAGGCCACGAGGCGGCCGATCTGTTCGTCCGCGTGGTCCATGAAACCGGCATAGGCCTCCTGCAGGCGCGCGCAGACGCTGCGCGCGTCGTCTTCCATGTCTTCCCAGTGCGGCACGCCGGGGTTGCGCGGTGCCAGGGCCGTTCCTTTCGGGATGATGCCGAGTTCGAGCTGCCGCTGGTGGCGCTGCGCGCGGATCGCATCCCAGCCCGCGTCGTAGCGGCCCCGGTACCTGGCCATGTTCGCCTTGGGCACGTGCAGCGGCCAGTGGCCCGCGCCGAGGGCCAGGTAGGTCATCCAGGGCCGCTCGGCCGCGGAGGTCACGTGGTCGCGGATCTGTTCGATGGCGTGGTCGATCAGGTCTTCGGTGAGGTGGTAGCCCGGGCGCGGCGTGTGGCGGATCGGGTGGTTGTCTTCGTGCAGGTCCGGGTTCCAGTGGTCGACGTAGCCGCCCAGAAAACCGTACCAGCGGCTGAAGCCACGCCCCAGCGGCCAGTGCTCGTGCGGGCCGGCCGTGCCGTAGTTGGCCAGGTTGGAGAGGTGCCATTTGCCGACCGCGTAGGCGCCGTAGCCGTTCTCGCCCAGCATCTCGGCCACCGTGGCGGCGTTCGGCGAAATGCGGCCCTGGTAACCCGGGAAGCCGTTGGACCATTCGGCGATCGCGCCCACACCCACCGCGTGCGCGTTGCGCCCGGTGAGCAGGCTCGCCCGCGTCGGCGAGCACATGGCGGTGACGTGGAAGTTGTTGTAGCGCAGGCCCTTGGCCGCGAGCGCATCGATGTGCGGCGTGTGGATCTCCGAGCCATAGCAACCCAGGTCGGCGAAGCCCACGTCGTCGAGCACGACGAAGAGCACATTGGGCGCGCCCTTCGGGGCCTTCAGCGGTTGCGGCCACCACGGCGTGGATTCGCGGTAGGTGTCGCCGATGTGGCCTTGGAAATCGGTCGGGTTCATGGGCGCGTGTTCACTCTGCCTTGAGGCCCAGCTTGCGGATCAGTGCGCTCCAGCGCTCGGTTTCGGCGGCCATGAACTTGCCGAAGTCAGCGGCCGACAAACCGGTGGACTCCGCACCCAGGCCGGCCAGGCGTTCTTTCACCGCTGGGTCGTTCAGTGCCTCGCCGAAGGCGCGGTTGAGCTGGTCCACCACCGGCTGCGGCGTGCCCTTGGGCGCCAGGATGCCGTACCAGGCCGCCGCGTCGAATTTGGGCAGCACGGTCTCGGCCACGGTGGGCACGTCGGGCAGGAAGGTCGAGCGCTTGGCCGTGGTCACCGCCAGCGCGCGGAAGTTGCCGGCCTTGATCTGCGGCAGGAAGGACGCGACGGCATCGGAATTGCAATCGATCTCGCCCGAGAGCAGCGCGGTCGTGGCCGGGGCCGAGCCGCGGTAGGGCACGCTGGCGATGTTGAGCTTGAGCTCCGACTTGAACTGCTCGAAGGCCAGGTTGGTCACGGTGGCGCCACCGCCGCCGCCGGCACAGTTCAGCACGCCCGGACGTGCCTTGGCATCGGCCACCAGGTCCTGCAGGGTCTTGTACTTCGACTTGGCGTTCGTGGCGATCACCACCGGCGAGACCGCCAGACCGATCACGGGCGCGAAGCCGTTCACCGGGTGGTACGGCAGGCTCTTGTAGAGCTCTCCGGTGCCGGCGTGGCCTGCCGTCACCAGCAGCAGGGTGTGGCCATCGGCCTCGGCACGCGCGACCACGGCCGCGCCGATGGTGCCGCCCGCGCCCGATTTGGGGTCGACCACGATGGGTTGGCCCAGCTTCGTGCCGATGCTTTGCGACAGCACGCGCGCGAGCTGGTCGGCAGCACCGCCAGCGGCGAACGGCACCACGAGCGTGATGGGCTTGGTGGCGTAGGGTTTGTCTTGCGCGTGCGCGGCGGTGGCGCCGCTCAGGGCGATGGCGGTCGCGCTCAGCGCGCCGATGAGAGGGCGAAGGTTTTTCATGCGTTGTCTCCAGCGGTTCGGGGAAAAAATGCGAACGGGCTTTGCACCCGAGGTGTGCCGAATCTACCGATGCACGGTCATGCAAGGAAGTGCGAATATCGAAACAGGCGATGCAAGAATCGCAACACCCTTCCTCTTCTCGCAAAGGCACTCTCCATGAACGAATCGGTTCCGCCCTTTCCGGCCCAGGTGCCCAGCCGTCTGATGCGGCGTGCGCACTTGCTCGGCGACTTCCTGGTGGTGGCCAACAGCGGCGGCATCCGGCAAGCGGCCGACAAGCTGCACCTGAGCCAGAGCGCGCTCACGCGGCGCATCCAGGACCTGGAGACCACGCTGGAGGCCGAGCTGTTCGAGCGCACGGCGCGCGGCATGACGCTCACTCCCTTTGGCGAGGCCCTGCTGCACCATGCCAGCATCATCGCGCTCACCTGCAAGTACGCGCTGGCCGAGCTGGGCGATCTGCGCGAAGGCGAGGCCGGCGAGCTGCACATCGCGGCCGGGCCAGCATGGGCCTATGCCCTGCTGCCCGACGCCATTGCCCACCTGCAGGCCGTGCACCCGAAAGTGCGCGTGACGCTGATCAACCAGTTGAACGACTCCACCCTGCCCCTGCTCTCCAGCGGCCGGCTCGACGTGGTGCTGGGCGGCCTGCCGCCGCCCAAGCTGCGCGATCCGCAGATCGCCTACGAGCCCCTGCTCACGGTGGAGCATCTGGTGTACGCGCACGAATCGCACCCGCTGCACCAGCGCGAGCAGGTGCGCGCGGCCGACCTCGTGGCCTTCCCGTGGATCTGGTTCATCGAAGCCGTGGCGGCGCGCGATCTGGTGAAGAAGTATTTCCAGCGTGCCCGCCTGCCCATGCCCGCGGCCGCCGTGGAGACCTCGGCCGTGCAACTGGGTTTTCGCCTCATGCAGCACGGCCGGCACGTGATGGTGCTGCCCTCGACCCTGCGCGAGATCGGCGCGGGCCATGGGCTGCGGCCGCTGAAGCTGCAGGGTACGCTGGGCCGCTTCACCTCAGGAATGATGTACCGGCCTTCGGTGCGCCGCCTCAAAGCCTTCGAGGTGTTTCGCGGCGCGATCCTGGAGGCCTTGTGCGCCGAACACTAAGTCAAGTGGGGAGTGCCTTCGGCCCGCCCTCGCCCAGGTGCGCCTGCAGAAACGCCACGCACGCCCGCACCTTGGCCGACTGGCTCAGGCGCACCGTGCTCGCCGCCCAGATGTCGGCCGGCTGCGCATGCGTGCCCAGCACGCGCACCAGTTGCCCGCAGCGCAGCGCCTCGTGCACATCCCAAGAGGTCTGGAACAGGATGCCGTGGCCGTCTTCGGCCCAGCCGCGCACGAATTCGGCGTTGTTGGACGTGAGTCGGCCGCTGACCTTCACTTTCTCGAGGCCGTTGGGTCCGTCGAGCTGCCACACGCCAAAGGCCAACCGGCCTTCGCGCAGCACCAGGCATTCGTGCCGGGCCAGCTCCGCCAAGGTCTGCGGCATGCCCCGGCGCGCCAGGTACGAGGGCGCGGCGCACAGGATCTTGGTGCTGGGCGCGATGCGGTGCGCCACGAGGTGCGACTCGTCCACCGGGCCCACGCGGATGTCCAGGTCCACGTTTTCGCGCAGCAGGTCCACGCGCCGGTCCACCGCGTCGAGCGAAATGTCCAGCCGTGGATAGCGCTGCGCCAGCAGCGAGAGCGCGGGCGCGATGTGCAGCCGGCCCAGCCGCACGCTGGTGGTGATGCGCAGCACGCCGCGCGGCTCCTGCCGCCCACCGGCCACCGTCTCGCCCATCTGGTCTACCCCGTCGAAGATGCGCTGCGCCGACTCGTAGACCTGCTCGCCTTCGAGCGTGACCGTGACGCGCCGGGTGGCGCGGTGGAACAGCTGCACGCCCAGCGCGCGCTCCAGCAGGGCGATGCGCTTGCTCACGTAAGCCGGCGACACGCCGAGCTCGCTGGCGGTGGCCGCGAAGCTCGATTTGCGCGCCGCCACACAGAACAGGCGCAGGTCACCGAGTTGGAAGTCAAGATTCACGATCCGTAAATCATAAAGCCACGAATTGCCTCTTCAATTTCCATTTCAAACTCTATAAATTTCACCGCTCCTGCCCTTTCGCCCCGACCTCGTATGACCCGTCCCCTTTCGCTCGCCGCGCTGACCGTGCTGGAGCTGGCCCCCGAAGACAGGGTGAGCTGCGCCGCAGAAGCCGGCTTCAGCCACATCGGCATTCGCCTGATCCCGGCCACCGACACCGAGCCTCGATACGACCTGATCGGCGACACGCCGCGCCTGCGCGAAGTCGAGCACCGGCTGCGCGACACCGGCGTGAAAGTGCTGGACGCGGAAATCTTCCGCATGCAGCCGCAAACCCGCGTGGCCGATCTCGAAGCGGCCGTGGCCACCGCCGCGCGCCTGGGCGCGAGCGAATTGCTGGTGGCCGGCAACGACGCCGACGAGGCGCGGCTGATCGACACCTTCGCCGCCTTCTGCGAGCTCGCGCAACGCTACCAGTTGCATGCCGCGCTGGAATTCATGCCCTGGACCGACACCCGCCACCTGCGGCAGGCGGCGGAGCAGGTGCGGCGCAGCGCCCAGCCCAATGCGGGCGTGCTCGTCGACGCCTTCCACTTCAGCCGCTCGCGCAGCGAGCTCGCAGACCTGGCACGGGTGCCACCCTCGCAGTTGCGCTACCTGCAGCTCTGCGACGTGCCCGCGCCGATCCCGCCGACCCCGGAAGGCATCCTGCACGAAGCGCGCGCCGAACGGCTGTTCCCAGGTGAAGGCGGGCTGGACCTGGTGGGCCTGCTGCAGGCCATGCCCGCGGGCATTCCGATCAGCCTGGAAGTGCCGACCCACACGCTGGCCCGCAGCATGAACGCGGTCGAGCGCGCGCGCCGCGCACTGGTGGCCACCCGGCGCTTGCTGGCGCAAGTCGACGCCACGCCGAGCGCCGCATGAGCGATCGCATCGACTGCGACCTGCTCGTCGTGGGCTCCGGCGCGTCGGGCCTCTCGGCCGCGGTCACCGCCGCCTGGCATGGCCTGAAGGTGGTCGTGGTGGAGAAGGCCCCGGTGTTCGGCGGCGCCAGCGCCTGGTCCGGCGGCTGGATGTGGTTGCCCGGCAACCCGCTGGCGCAGCGCGCCGGCTACCGGCAAGACCCGGCGCAGGCGCGCGTCTTCCTGAAGAACCTGCTGCAGGAGCGCCACGACCCCGAACGCGTGAACGCCTTTCTCGACAACGCCGGTCCGATGGCGGCGTTCTTCGAGCAACACACGGCGCTGCAATTCGCCGAAGGCAACGGCATCCCCGACATCCACACCCACCTCGCCGGTTCGAGCGATGCCGGCCGCCAGGTGATCGCCGCGCCGTACGACGCGCGCGAACTCGGCGCGCTCCACCGCCGCCTGCGCCCGACGATGCGCGAGACCTCGTTCATGGGCATGCCCATCATGGCCGGCGCGGACCTCGCGGCCTTTCTCTCGATGACGCGCTCGGCGAAATCCTTCTGGCACGTTGCGCGCCGCTTTCTGCGCCACCTGCGCGACCTCGCATTGCATGGCCGCGCCATGCATCTGGTCAATGGCGTGGCCTTGATCGGACGGCTCGCGAAATCGGCCGACGACCTGGGCGTGCGGCTGATCGAGTCCGCGCCCGCGCAGCGCCTGCTGTTCGCAGAGGGCGCGGTGCGCGGTGCGGCCGTGCGAACGTCCCAAGGCGACATCGAGATCCACGCAAGGCGCGGTGTGGTGCTGGCCGCCGGCGGTTTCCCGAACGACGTGGCGCGGCGCAAGGCCCTCTTCCCACGCACGCCCAGCGGTCAGGAACACTGGGCCTTGCCACCCACCGAATGCGCGGGCGATGGCATCGCCCTGGGCGAGTCGGCCGGCGGTGCCCAGGCCACGCACCTGGCCTCGCCCGTGGCCTGGGCGCCGGTCTCACGGGTGCCGCACCCCGACGGCAGCGTGGGTCATTTCCCCCACATCATCGACCGCGCCAAGCCCGGCGCCATCGCCGTGCTGGCCAACGGCCAGCGCTTCGTCAACGAGGCCACCGGCTACCACGACTTCGTCGCGGCCATGGTCGCCCAATCGCCCGGCACCGAGGTGTGCGCCTGGCTGGTCTGCGACCACCGTTTCCTGCGCCGCTACGGCCTGGGCTTCGTGCGGCCCTTCCCCGTGCCCTACCGCCGCTTTCTGCGCAACGGTTATCTCCAGCGCGGCAAGACGATCGAATCGCTGGCCCAGGCCTGCGGTGTGCCACCCGAGGCCTTGCGTGCCACCGTGGACCGCTTCAACGCGCACGCGCGCCAGGGGCAGGACCCCGACTTCGGGCGCGGCAGCACGCCCTACAACCGCAAGATGGGCGATGCGCTGCACGACGGCCCCAACCCTTGCACCGCGCCGATCGAACGCGGCCCGTTCTACGCCGTGAAGCTGCTGCCCGGCTGCTTCGGCACCTTCGCCGGTCTGCACACCAATGGCCATGCGCAGGTGCTCAACGGCCAGGGCCGTCCCATCGAAGGCCTCTACGCGGTGGGCACCGACATGGCCAGCGTGCTCGGCGGCCACTACCCCTCGGGCGGCATCAACCTCGGCCCGGCCATGACCTTCGGCTTCATCGCCGCACGGCACGCGGCGGGCGCGTCCCCCTCTTCACCCTCCTCAAGATGATCAACGGCAAAACCCTTCTGCTTCCCCTGCTCGGCTACCCCACCGACAACTTCAAATCGCCCCTGATCTACAACCCGTGGTTCGCGCACAAAGGCATCGATGCGGTGCTGATCCCCATGGGCGTGAGCGTGGAGGACTACCCAGCCACCCTGCGGCAGATCTTCACCTTGACCAACCTGCGTGGCGCGCTGGTGACGATGCCGCACAAAGTGGCCACGGTGGCGCTGGTCGATGAACTCACACCCACGGCCCACATCGCGGGCGCATGCAACGCCGTGCGCCGCCTGCCCGATGGCCACCTGCTGGGCGACCAGTTCGACGGCGCGGGTTTCGTGCGCGGCCTGCAGCGCAAGGGCGTTCGGGTGCAAGGTGCGCGCGCGCTGGTGGTGGGCAACGGCGGCGTAGGCTGCGCCATCGCCGCCTCGCTCGCCCAAGCGGGCGCTGCCGAGCTCGGCCTGTACGACGCCCGCGAGGCCTCGTCGCTCGCACTGGGCGCGCGGCTGCACCAGCACTACCCGCAGCTGATCATCGGCACCGGCGCCAACGACCCAAAGGGCTACGACATCGTGGTCAATGCCACACCCATGGGCGTGCACGCCGACGACCCCTTCCCTTTCGATGTCGAGCGCCTCACACCAGGCAGCTTCGTCGGCGAGGCGGTGATGAAGCCGCAGCTCACCGCGTTGCTGACAGCGGCGCAAGCGCACGGCTGCGGTGTGCAGGTGGGCTCGGACATGTTGTACGAGCAGATCCCGGCCTACCTCGAATTCTTCGAACTGGGCAGCGCGACGCCGCAAGAACTGCGCGCCATCGCGGCGCAGGCCGGCGTGCAGGTGTAGAGCTTCAACGCAGCGCCTTGCCGTGCAGCGGCAGGCGCACCACCTGCAACGCCTGCAACTGCGCGCGCGCAATCGCCAGGAACGATGTACCCAGGCGAGAGAGCGGGCGGTGCCGGTTGCGCACCGCGAAGATGGCGAAGGTGGGCCGCCCGGGCAAGGCGGTGAACACCAGGCCCTCGGGGCGGTGGGCCCGCGCGGAGAGATCGTCCACGAACGCCACGGCCGCCCCGGTGGCCGCCACCGAGCAGGCCGCCAGGCCCGAGCGCACCTCGGCCGCGACATTGCGCGCCACGCCGCGCGCCTCGATCCAGTGGTCGATCACCGCGCTCTGCGGTGCCTCCGGGCTGTACACCACCAGCCGGCCCGCGAGCACCTCGGCCATGGTCGGACGCGCGCGCTGCAGGATCGCATGGCCGGCGGGCAAGGCGCACAGCAACTCCCAACGGCCGATTTCCTCGATGTCCAGCGCCGGGTGGTCCAGCGGTGCGCTGGAGATCGCGACGTCGGCCTCCTCGGTCACCAGGAGCTTGACAATCTCGCGCGTGGGCAGCGACTCGAACAGCACGCGCGCGCTGGTGTGTTCGCCCACCAGCGCCGCCATGCTGCGCGGCACCAGTTGCAGCGCGGTGTTGGCGCTGGAGAGCACGCGCAACGTGGTCCTGGTGCCGAAGCGCAGGTGCGCCGCCACGTCGCGCACGTGCAGCACGCCCCGGTAGACCTTCTCGATTTCCTCGTGCAGTTCGCGCGCTTCGGCCGTGGGCACGAGCCGGCCGCTGCGCCGCTCGAACAAGGCCACGCCCAGTTGCAACTCCAGGTGCCGCACGAGGCGGCTCACACCCGGCTGCGACACGTGCAGCAGCCGCGCGGCCTCGGTGGTCGAGCCGGTGGTCATCACCGCGCGGAACACTTCGATCTGTCTGAGGTTCATGGGCGCATTTTCGCCCGTAATAACACTGTGTTATTCGCACGTGGCGTAAAGGTATTGGATGGCATCCGCTCTCCTGCCTAGCATGGGCATGGATATCGGTCCCCGGCGACACGCCGGCAACTCAGGAGACAGACATGTTCAAGCCTTCGCGGCGCCAATTCGGGCGCACCTTCCTCGCCACCCTCGCCTTGAGCGCCTGCGCATTCGCGGCCCACGCCCAGGGCCCCGTATGGCCGAGCAAACCCATTACCCTGTCCGTGGGCTTCGCGCCCGGTGGCTCGGCCGACATCGTGGCCCGCGAGCTCGGCCGCAAGCTCACCGAGGTGCTGGGCCAGCCGGTCGTGGTCGACAACAAACCCGGCGCGGGCGGCACCATCGCCGCGGCCGGCGTGGCCTCGGCACAGGCCGATGGCCATACCTTGCTGCTGGTCACCAGCGGGCACGCCGGCAGCGGCGCGCTCTACTCCACGCTGCGCTACGACCCGATCAAGGCCTTCGCGCCGATCGCCAAGTTGGCGGCCACGCCGGTGGTGATCGTGGTGCCGAGCCAGCAGCCCTGGAAGA
The sequence above is a segment of the Hydrogenophaga sp. BPS33 genome. Coding sequences within it:
- a CDS encoding LysR family transcriptional regulator, which encodes MNLRQIEVFRAVMTTGSTTEAARLLHVSQPGVSRLVRHLELQLGVALFERRSGRLVPTAEARELHEEIEKVYRGVLHVRDVAAHLRFGTRTTLRVLSSANTALQLVPRSMAALVGEHTSARVLFESLPTREIVKLLVTEEADVAISSAPLDHPALDIEEIGRWELLCALPAGHAILQRARPTMAEVLAGRLVVYSPEAPQSAVIDHWIEARGVARNVAAEVRSGLAACSVAATGAAVAFVDDLSARAHRPEGLVFTALPGRPTFAIFAVRNRHRPLSRLGTSFLAIARAQLQALQVVRLPLHGKALR